One window of Trifolium pratense cultivar HEN17-A07 linkage group LG5, ARS_RC_1.1, whole genome shotgun sequence genomic DNA carries:
- the LOC123885166 gene encoding protein MANNAN SYNTHESIS-RELATED-like, with amino-acid sequence MNSMDLRQAFAGLLTLSMFIMLGNMIKKDHFDYSIDDVEIQATHVSQHDSVTVTPQSLATVSHLSKKPLKQNVEGLKPCWSPPAPTLKEVEQSKGFIIFSLTNGPEYHILQIADAVVVAKYLGATLVLPDIKSSKSGNSMNLGDIYDVENISNKLNGLVRVTKALPPEVSTRNTPIVRIPNKVSQDYIIKKIKPIYKAKGIIKIESNFPSSTISRNTNNLDLLACQAMFGTLQLKSEIQEVAESIVQNLQTWSQESNGQFVAVDLRTEVLKNECNGKDEKGRKQCYQGNEIGEFLKKLGYGQETVVYVTQTKWSPDLNSLRYMFPKTYTKENIMSEIKKEKLLSSESSEFEKAIDFYICSQSDIFVPSITNLFYENVAGMRIVSGRNQILVPSEIASPSASASEFMSPYVTKKNHFAYKCFC; translated from the exons atgaattcaaTGGATTTGAGACAAGCTTTTGCTGGCCTTCTCACTCTCTCAATGTTCATAATGCTTGGTAATATGATCAAGAAGGACCATTTTGATTATTCAATTGATGAT GTTGAAATTCAAGCTACACATGTTTCCCAACATGACTCTGTAACAGTTACTCCACAAAGTTTGGCCACAGTTTCACATCTAAGCAAAAAGCCTTTGAAGCAAAATGTTGAAGGACTAAAACCATGTTGGAGTCCTCCTGCTCCTACACTAA AGGAAGTAGAACAATCTAAAGGTTTCATCATATTTTCCTTAACAAATGGTCCTGAGTATCATATCTTACAG ATTGCAGATGCAGTGGTGGTAGCCAAATACCTAGGAGCCACTCTTGTGCTTCCTGACATCAAGAGTAGCAAATCGGGAAATAGCAT GAACCTTGGAGATATTTATGATgttgaaaatatttcaaataagtTAAATGGGTTAGTAAGAGTAACAAAAGCACTTCCTCCTGAAGTTTCAACTAGAAACACACCAATAGTAAGAATACCAAACAAGGTTTCACAAGATTACATTATCAAGAAAATCAAACCAATCTACAAAGCAAAAGGGATTATTAAGATTGAATCAAACTTTCCCTCGTCAACAATTTCAAGAAATACCAACAACTTGGACTTACTTGCATGCCAAGCAATGTTTGGAACACTTCAATTGAAATCAGAGATACAAGAAGTAGCTGAGTCGATAGTACAAAATCTACAAACTTGGAGTCAAGAATCAAATGGACAATTTGTTGCAGTGGATTTAAGAACTGAAGTATTGAAAAATGAGTGTAATGGAAAAGATGAAAAGGGAAGAAAACAATGTTACCAAGGAAATGAGATTGGTGAGTTTCTTAAGAAACTTGGGTATGGTCAAGAAACTGTTGTTTATGTCACTCAGACTAAATGGAGTCCTGATCTTAATTCACTCAGATATATGTTCCCTAAAACATATACCAAG GAAAACATAATGTCagaaattaagaaagaaaagcTTCTAAGCTCAGAAAGCAGTGAATTTGAGAAGGCAATTGATTTCTACATATGTTCTCAGAGTGATATCTTTGTGCCATCAATTACTAACCTCTTCTATGAAAATGTTGCTGGAATGAGAATTGTGTCAGGGAGAAATCAAATCCTTGTTCCAAGTGAAATAGCAAGTCCATCAGCTTCAGCCTCAGAATTCATGTCTCCTTATGTGACCAAGAAGAAtcattttgcttataaatgcTTTTGTTGA